The Carassius auratus strain Wakin chromosome 5, ASM336829v1, whole genome shotgun sequence genome includes a window with the following:
- the LOC113081670 gene encoding rho guanine nucleotide exchange factor 12-like isoform X2 — translation MSGTQSTLAERFPKKASRTGSILSKDHPPDKKPKSDKASVPSSHEFDPTELPVQSVVSDRRPESCGLVQRCVIIQRDENGFGLTVSGDNPVFVQLVKEDGAAMRAGVQTGDRIIKVNGTLVTHSNHVEVVKLIKSGSYVALTVLGRPPGLPQIPLSDGEGEEGPLFSLTIPHSPGPIGPDRSSSSPSPSERKQTPLPVWAMTEEQSRNPTTKLLKEIQDAKKHIPQHQEQLSKPTGTGQDGSLSPRPREGEQEDGGRDSDRPPSWQGDAGLEPPWTNNTTTPVTPSPVPESPCQRETPCHSPKTTPRDSLNSCPSPDAEDTPDLDSQSSVGTPTSRPVAHIIGAEDEDFDTEQEQMNGQCSCFQSIDFLKSRPAHLAAFIHHVVSQFDPAPLLCYLYAELYKQTSSKETRRILMDTFFIDKTASLKVTVPESIISDLERTAHSVNVERKRPEPNSEDVHRQYVQQLQDTLLPDIQKNLEDFRHKRSMGLTLAEAELTRLDTERIRDRVALEKERSCAEHIISKIEDVLLTSQATEEDKCSTMQFVILSYMKQLGVKVKHKPKLMNLFPKKKMKKPEKDGNEEKSKKTRFPNVFPQRRPSRIDPSSLSKALEPRQRPTKPQLPLGAGEQADGSSPPVRGSQSSEGPDGTATLVTLPPNSAPAAQGTDSFSRESETGGPPFSALPRLGDGVIPGESQDSSSSNTHFDFSPCTLEHLQEEEAETEKTQETGTPRSDKRMEPLGSGEVQSEDDQCVEVELETPNWQTLVSRDVLSTLTNHEIKRQEVINELFYTERAHVRMMKVLENVFYQPLIREAILPPADIKNIFSNLEEIVQLHVSLTEQMTAVRKKNETALIDSIGDDLLSWFSGEEEAKIKRAAGTYCSNQPFALELIKSKQKKDQRFNSFILEAESNRHCRRLQLKDIIPVETQRLTKYPLLLENIAKYTEDPEERRKVKQAGECCRNILTHVNQEVKEAENKQRLEDYQRRLDLSSLKQSENPMIAEFKNLDLTKRKMVHEGPLSWKVNKDKTIELYTLLLEDILVLLQRQDEKLILKCHSKNLAGTAETKHIFSPIIKLSTVMVRSVATDNRSFFVISMSDNGAQIYELMAQTVSEQKTWQCLITQRADCMKTKLLNIIPLPQTDGEREAVELMNSGVQKLNKDSEPISLVSIQPPEKDCTEVMPTPPCSTNPFETKSDEEDEEENSLQDQAEDDEAFEAADVTDRLIFLKQRSRLGIAIDEDEAEAFELQPLRADEALRTLATLRQLLINHMSSQEDTDRDGERREQQEDVARTGSQQGSEDSTAISSTVANGSDRAENAQELPSGDTGFFETSEDCVSAGSYMVLEVCGGSGESSTDDEVQGSSGEPVAGGDSGIDLKKLLSSSSQSSRGPNLNRRIMTHIRLLQADLQHLKDTEIKYNQLRQRLSEETATDTEENKDKS, via the exons GTTTCCCAAAAAAGCGAGCAG GACAGGAAGTATTCTCAGCAAGGACCATCCCCCAGACAAAAAACCCAAAAGCGACAAGGCGTCAGTCCCCTCCTCGCATGAGTTTGACCCCACAG AACTGCCTGTTCAAAGTGTAGTATCCGACAGAAGGCCAGAGTCCTGCG ggCTTGTGCAGCGTTGTGTTATCATCCAGAGAGATGAGAATGGCTTTGGGCTGACAGTGAGCGGCGATAACCCTGTGTTTGTACAGCTTGTAAAAGAGG ATGGAGCTGCCATGCGAGCTGGTGTTCAGACAGGCGACCGGATCATAAAG GTCAATGGGACATTAGTTACACATTCAAATCATGTAGAAGTTGTAAAGCTAATAAAAT CGGGCTCCTACGTGGCCCTAACCGTGCTGGGGAGACCGCCGGGTTTGCCTCAGATCCCCCTCTCAGACGGCGAGGGGGAGGAGGGGCCTCTCTTCTCGCTCACCATCCCTCACTCCCCGGGGCCCATCGGTCCAGACCGCTCGTCTTCCTCCCCCAGCCCCTCGGAGCGCAAACAGACCCCTCTTCCTGTATGG GCCATGACGGAGGAGCAGAGCAGGAACCCTACAACTAAACTACTGAAGGAAATCCAGGACGCCAAGAAGCACATTCCACAGCACCAGGAGCAGCTCAGCAAGCCCACTGGGACTGGACAG GATGGCTCCTTATCTCCAAGGCCACGAGAAGGAGAGCAGGAGGATGGAGGGCGAGATTCGGATCGGCCTCCTTCCTGGCAGGGTGATGCTGGATTGGAGCCACCATGGACCAACAATACCACAACCCCT GTCACTCCCAGTCCTGTCCCAGAGAGCCCATGCCAAAGAGAGACCCCCTGCCACAGCCCAAAGACCACCCCCCGAGACAGCCTCAACTCCTGTCCTTCACCGGACGCTGAAGACACACCTGACCTT GATTCTCAGTCGAGTGTGGGGACCCCCACCTCTCGTCCGGTAGCACACATCATTGGTGCTGAAGATGAAGACTTTGACACAGAGCAGGAACAG ATGAATGGCCAGTGTAGCTGTTTTCAGAGCATAGACTTTCTGAAGTCTCGGCCTGCTCACCTGGCAGCTTTCATCCATCACGTGGTCTCTCAGTTTGACCCTGCGCCTCTG CTGTGCTACCTCTATGCTGAACTTTACAAACAGACCAGCTCCAAAGAGACACGACGAATCCTCATGGATACCTTCTTCATAGACAAAACAGCT AGCTTGAAAGTAACAGTGCCTGAATCCATCATCTCTGACCTGG aACGTACTGCACACTCAGTAAATGTGGAACGGAAGAGGCCGGAACCAAACTCAGAGGATGTCCACCGACAGTATGTGCAGCAACTGCAGGACACACTTCTGCCTGACATCCAGAAGAACCTAGAAGACTTCAG GCACAAGCGCAGTATGGGTTTGACCCTAGCTGAAGCGGAGCTAACCCGTCTGGATACAGAGAGAATAAGAGACCGTGTGGCTCTGGAAAAAGAGCGATCCTGTGCAGAGCACATCATCTCTAAGATAGAAGATGTACT ATTGACGTCACAGGCCACAGAGGAAGACAAGTG TAGCACCATGCAGTTTGTGATACTGTCGTATATGAAGCAGCTCGGTGTAAAAGTGAAGCACAAGCCCAAGCTAATGAATCTTTTCCCTAAGAAGAAAATG AAGAAGCCTGAGAAAGATGGAAATGAGGAGAAATCGAAGAAAACAAGATTTCCAAATGTTTTTCCTCAGAGAAGGCCGAGCAGGATTGACCCTTCATCAC TCAGCAAGGCTCTGGAGCCGAGGCAGCGACCGACGAAGCCTCAGCTGCCATTGGGCGCTGGAGAGCAGGCAGACGGGTCGTCTCCTCCCGTACGGGGCAGTCAGTCCAGTGAGGGCCCAGATGGCACCGCTACCCTGGTCACGTTACCCCCTAACAGCGCTCCGGCAGCACAGGGCACAGACAGCTTCAGCCGAGAGTCGGAGACTG GTGGACCTCCCTTTTCTGCACTTCCCAGACTGGGAGACGGTGTCATCCCGGGAGAATCGCAGGACTCGTCCTCTTCAAACACTCACTTTGACTTCAGCCCCTGTACACTGGAGCATCTACAGGAGGAGGAAGCTGAGACAGAAAA GACGCAGGAGACCGGCACCCCCAGGTCTGACAAGAG GATGGAGCCGCTGGGCTCTGGAGAGGTGCAGAGCGAAGATGATCAGTGTGTTGAGGTGGAGCTAGAGACTCCTAACTGGCAGACGCTGGTGAGCAGAGACGTCCTGTCCACACTTACCAATCACGAAATCAAGAGACAGGAAGTCATCAACG AGTTGTTCTACACAGAGAGAGCACATGTTCGAATGATGAAGGTTCTGGAAAATGTGTTTTACCAGCCGCTGATCAGAGAGGCCATCCTGCCTCCTGCAGACATCAAAAACATCTTCAGCAACCTTGAGGAGATCGTTCAGCTGCACG TGTCTTTAACGGAACAAATGACTGCAGTTCGGAAGAAAAATGAGACTGCGCTCATTGACTCAATTGGAGATGATCTGCTTTCCTGG TTCAGTGGGGAAGAGGAGGCGAAGATCAAAAGAGCTGCAGGCACGTACTGCAGTAATCAGCCTTTCGCCCTGGAACTCATCAAGAGCAAACAGAAGAAAGACCAGCGCTTCAACTCCTTCATACTG GAGGCGGAGAGTAACCGTCATTGTCGCAGGCTGCAGCTGAAGGACATTATTCCTGTGGAGACTCAAAGACTCACAAAGTATCCCCTGCTCCTGGAAAACATCGCCAAATACACAG AGGATCCTGAGGAGAGAAGGAAAGTGAAACAGGCTGGCGAATGCTGCCGAAATATTCTGACTCACGTCAACCAGGAGGTGAAGGAAGCTGAGAACAAACAG AGGCTGGAGGACTACCAGAGACGACTGGACCTGTCCTCACTGAAACAGAGCGAGAACCCCATGATCGCCGAGTTTAAG AACCTGGACTTGACTAAGAGGAAGATGGTGCATGAGGGACCGCTGTCCTGGAAGGTCAACAAAGACAAAACGATTG AGCTGTACACATTGCTGCTGGAGGATATATTGGTGCTACTTCAAAGACAAGATGAGAAGCTAATCTTAAAATGCCACAGTAAGAATCTGGCGGGCACCGCTGAGACCAAACACATCTTCAGCCCCATCATCAAACTCAGCACTGTGATGGTGCGCTCCGTCGCCACCG ACAACAGGTCATTCTTTGTGATCTCTATGTCTGATAATGGAGCCCAGATCTATGAACTAATGGCCCAGACTGTGTCTGAGCAAAAGAC GTGGCAGTGTCTGATAACACAAAGAGCAGATTGCATGAAGACCAAACTACTCAACATCATTCCACTGCCTCAGACTGA TGGGGAACGGGAAGCGGTCGAGTTGATGAACTCTGGTGTTCAGAAACTAAACAAAGACTCTGAGCCTATTTCTTTAGTGAGCATTCAGCCTCCAG AAAAAGATTGCACTGAGGTCATGCCGACCCCACCATGTAGCACCAACCCATTTGAGACCAAATctgatgaggaggatgaagaagaaAATTCACTACAGGATCAAGCTGAGGATGATGAAGCGTTCGAGGCGGCCGATGTGACCGATCGACTGATATTCCTGAAGCAGCGCTCGAGGCTGGGCATCGCCATAGACGAGGACGAGGCCGAGGCCTTTGAGCTCCAGCCACTCCGAGCTGACGAAGCTCTCAGAACAC tggcaACTTTGAGGCAGCTCCTGATCAACCATATGTCCAGTCAGgaggacacagacagagatggtgAAAGACGAGAGCAGCAGGAAGATGTGGCTAGGACTGGCTCTCAGCAGGGATCAGAGGACAGCACTGCGATCAGCTCCACTGTTGCGAACGGCTCAGACAGGGCAGAGAACGCACAGGAACTGCCCTCCGGAGACACAGGCTTCTTTGAGACCTCTGAGGATTGTG TCTCCGCAGGCAGTTACATGGTGCTGGAGGTGTGTGGCGGCTCAGGCGAGAGCAGCACAGATGATGAGGTGCAGGGCAGCAGCGGGGAGCCAGTGGCCGGGGGAGACTCAGGCATTGACTTGAAGAAGCTCCTGTCTTCCTCCTCTCAGAGCAGCAGAGGACCAAACCTCAACAGACGGATCATGACACACATACGTCTACTACAGGCCGACCTGCAGCATCTGAAG GATACAGAAATCAAGTATAATCAGCTACGCCAAAGGCTATCAGAGGAAACCGCTACTGACACAGAGGAAAACAAAG ATAAAAGTTAG
- the LOC113081670 gene encoding rho guanine nucleotide exchange factor 12-like isoform X1, giving the protein MSGTQSTLAERFPKKASRTGSILSKDHPPDKKPKSDKASVPSSHEFDPTELPVQSVVSDRRPESCGLVQRCVIIQRDENGFGLTVSGDNPVFVQLVKEDGAAMRAGVQTGDRIIKVNGTLVTHSNHVEVVKLIKSGSYVALTVLGRPPGLPQIPLSDGEGEEGPLFSLTIPHSPGPIGPDRSSSSPSPSERKQTPLPVWAMTEEQSRNPTTKLLKEIQDAKKHIPQHQEQLSKPTGTGQDGSLSPRPREGEQEDGGRDSDRPPSWQGDAGLEPPWTNNTTTPVTPSPVPESPCQRETPCHSPKTTPRDSLNSCPSPDAEDTPDLDSQSSVGTPTSRPVAHIIGAEDEDFDTEQEQMNGQCSCFQSIDFLKSRPAHLAAFIHHVVSQFDPAPLLCYLYAELYKQTSSKETRRILMDTFFIDKTASLKVTVPESIISDLERTAHSVNVERKRPEPNSEDVHRQYVQQLQDTLLPDIQKNLEDFRHKRSMGLTLAEAELTRLDTERIRDRVALEKERSCAEHIISKIEDVLLTSQATEEDKCSTMQFVILSYMKQLGVKVKHKPKLMNLFPKKKMKKPEKDGNEEKSKKTRFPNVFPQRRPSRIDPSSLSKALEPRQRPTKPQLPLGAGEQADGSSPPVRGSQSSEGPDGTATLVTLPPNSAPAAQGTDSFSRESETGGPPFSALPRLGDGVIPGESQDSSSSNTHFDFSPCTLEHLQEEEAETEKTQETGTPRSDKSRMEPLGSGEVQSEDDQCVEVELETPNWQTLVSRDVLSTLTNHEIKRQEVINELFYTERAHVRMMKVLENVFYQPLIREAILPPADIKNIFSNLEEIVQLHVSLTEQMTAVRKKNETALIDSIGDDLLSWFSGEEEAKIKRAAGTYCSNQPFALELIKSKQKKDQRFNSFILEAESNRHCRRLQLKDIIPVETQRLTKYPLLLENIAKYTEDPEERRKVKQAGECCRNILTHVNQEVKEAENKQRLEDYQRRLDLSSLKQSENPMIAEFKNLDLTKRKMVHEGPLSWKVNKDKTIELYTLLLEDILVLLQRQDEKLILKCHSKNLAGTAETKHIFSPIIKLSTVMVRSVATDNRSFFVISMSDNGAQIYELMAQTVSEQKTWQCLITQRADCMKTKLLNIIPLPQTDGEREAVELMNSGVQKLNKDSEPISLVSIQPPEKDCTEVMPTPPCSTNPFETKSDEEDEEENSLQDQAEDDEAFEAADVTDRLIFLKQRSRLGIAIDEDEAEAFELQPLRADEALRTLATLRQLLINHMSSQEDTDRDGERREQQEDVARTGSQQGSEDSTAISSTVANGSDRAENAQELPSGDTGFFETSEDCVSAGSYMVLEVCGGSGESSTDDEVQGSSGEPVAGGDSGIDLKKLLSSSSQSSRGPNLNRRIMTHIRLLQADLQHLKDTEIKYNQLRQRLSEETATDTEENKDKS; this is encoded by the exons GTTTCCCAAAAAAGCGAGCAG GACAGGAAGTATTCTCAGCAAGGACCATCCCCCAGACAAAAAACCCAAAAGCGACAAGGCGTCAGTCCCCTCCTCGCATGAGTTTGACCCCACAG AACTGCCTGTTCAAAGTGTAGTATCCGACAGAAGGCCAGAGTCCTGCG ggCTTGTGCAGCGTTGTGTTATCATCCAGAGAGATGAGAATGGCTTTGGGCTGACAGTGAGCGGCGATAACCCTGTGTTTGTACAGCTTGTAAAAGAGG ATGGAGCTGCCATGCGAGCTGGTGTTCAGACAGGCGACCGGATCATAAAG GTCAATGGGACATTAGTTACACATTCAAATCATGTAGAAGTTGTAAAGCTAATAAAAT CGGGCTCCTACGTGGCCCTAACCGTGCTGGGGAGACCGCCGGGTTTGCCTCAGATCCCCCTCTCAGACGGCGAGGGGGAGGAGGGGCCTCTCTTCTCGCTCACCATCCCTCACTCCCCGGGGCCCATCGGTCCAGACCGCTCGTCTTCCTCCCCCAGCCCCTCGGAGCGCAAACAGACCCCTCTTCCTGTATGG GCCATGACGGAGGAGCAGAGCAGGAACCCTACAACTAAACTACTGAAGGAAATCCAGGACGCCAAGAAGCACATTCCACAGCACCAGGAGCAGCTCAGCAAGCCCACTGGGACTGGACAG GATGGCTCCTTATCTCCAAGGCCACGAGAAGGAGAGCAGGAGGATGGAGGGCGAGATTCGGATCGGCCTCCTTCCTGGCAGGGTGATGCTGGATTGGAGCCACCATGGACCAACAATACCACAACCCCT GTCACTCCCAGTCCTGTCCCAGAGAGCCCATGCCAAAGAGAGACCCCCTGCCACAGCCCAAAGACCACCCCCCGAGACAGCCTCAACTCCTGTCCTTCACCGGACGCTGAAGACACACCTGACCTT GATTCTCAGTCGAGTGTGGGGACCCCCACCTCTCGTCCGGTAGCACACATCATTGGTGCTGAAGATGAAGACTTTGACACAGAGCAGGAACAG ATGAATGGCCAGTGTAGCTGTTTTCAGAGCATAGACTTTCTGAAGTCTCGGCCTGCTCACCTGGCAGCTTTCATCCATCACGTGGTCTCTCAGTTTGACCCTGCGCCTCTG CTGTGCTACCTCTATGCTGAACTTTACAAACAGACCAGCTCCAAAGAGACACGACGAATCCTCATGGATACCTTCTTCATAGACAAAACAGCT AGCTTGAAAGTAACAGTGCCTGAATCCATCATCTCTGACCTGG aACGTACTGCACACTCAGTAAATGTGGAACGGAAGAGGCCGGAACCAAACTCAGAGGATGTCCACCGACAGTATGTGCAGCAACTGCAGGACACACTTCTGCCTGACATCCAGAAGAACCTAGAAGACTTCAG GCACAAGCGCAGTATGGGTTTGACCCTAGCTGAAGCGGAGCTAACCCGTCTGGATACAGAGAGAATAAGAGACCGTGTGGCTCTGGAAAAAGAGCGATCCTGTGCAGAGCACATCATCTCTAAGATAGAAGATGTACT ATTGACGTCACAGGCCACAGAGGAAGACAAGTG TAGCACCATGCAGTTTGTGATACTGTCGTATATGAAGCAGCTCGGTGTAAAAGTGAAGCACAAGCCCAAGCTAATGAATCTTTTCCCTAAGAAGAAAATG AAGAAGCCTGAGAAAGATGGAAATGAGGAGAAATCGAAGAAAACAAGATTTCCAAATGTTTTTCCTCAGAGAAGGCCGAGCAGGATTGACCCTTCATCAC TCAGCAAGGCTCTGGAGCCGAGGCAGCGACCGACGAAGCCTCAGCTGCCATTGGGCGCTGGAGAGCAGGCAGACGGGTCGTCTCCTCCCGTACGGGGCAGTCAGTCCAGTGAGGGCCCAGATGGCACCGCTACCCTGGTCACGTTACCCCCTAACAGCGCTCCGGCAGCACAGGGCACAGACAGCTTCAGCCGAGAGTCGGAGACTG GTGGACCTCCCTTTTCTGCACTTCCCAGACTGGGAGACGGTGTCATCCCGGGAGAATCGCAGGACTCGTCCTCTTCAAACACTCACTTTGACTTCAGCCCCTGTACACTGGAGCATCTACAGGAGGAGGAAGCTGAGACAGAAAA GACGCAGGAGACCGGCACCCCCAGGTCTGACAAGAG CAGGATGGAGCCGCTGGGCTCTGGAGAGGTGCAGAGCGAAGATGATCAGTGTGTTGAGGTGGAGCTAGAGACTCCTAACTGGCAGACGCTGGTGAGCAGAGACGTCCTGTCCACACTTACCAATCACGAAATCAAGAGACAGGAAGTCATCAACG AGTTGTTCTACACAGAGAGAGCACATGTTCGAATGATGAAGGTTCTGGAAAATGTGTTTTACCAGCCGCTGATCAGAGAGGCCATCCTGCCTCCTGCAGACATCAAAAACATCTTCAGCAACCTTGAGGAGATCGTTCAGCTGCACG TGTCTTTAACGGAACAAATGACTGCAGTTCGGAAGAAAAATGAGACTGCGCTCATTGACTCAATTGGAGATGATCTGCTTTCCTGG TTCAGTGGGGAAGAGGAGGCGAAGATCAAAAGAGCTGCAGGCACGTACTGCAGTAATCAGCCTTTCGCCCTGGAACTCATCAAGAGCAAACAGAAGAAAGACCAGCGCTTCAACTCCTTCATACTG GAGGCGGAGAGTAACCGTCATTGTCGCAGGCTGCAGCTGAAGGACATTATTCCTGTGGAGACTCAAAGACTCACAAAGTATCCCCTGCTCCTGGAAAACATCGCCAAATACACAG AGGATCCTGAGGAGAGAAGGAAAGTGAAACAGGCTGGCGAATGCTGCCGAAATATTCTGACTCACGTCAACCAGGAGGTGAAGGAAGCTGAGAACAAACAG AGGCTGGAGGACTACCAGAGACGACTGGACCTGTCCTCACTGAAACAGAGCGAGAACCCCATGATCGCCGAGTTTAAG AACCTGGACTTGACTAAGAGGAAGATGGTGCATGAGGGACCGCTGTCCTGGAAGGTCAACAAAGACAAAACGATTG AGCTGTACACATTGCTGCTGGAGGATATATTGGTGCTACTTCAAAGACAAGATGAGAAGCTAATCTTAAAATGCCACAGTAAGAATCTGGCGGGCACCGCTGAGACCAAACACATCTTCAGCCCCATCATCAAACTCAGCACTGTGATGGTGCGCTCCGTCGCCACCG ACAACAGGTCATTCTTTGTGATCTCTATGTCTGATAATGGAGCCCAGATCTATGAACTAATGGCCCAGACTGTGTCTGAGCAAAAGAC GTGGCAGTGTCTGATAACACAAAGAGCAGATTGCATGAAGACCAAACTACTCAACATCATTCCACTGCCTCAGACTGA TGGGGAACGGGAAGCGGTCGAGTTGATGAACTCTGGTGTTCAGAAACTAAACAAAGACTCTGAGCCTATTTCTTTAGTGAGCATTCAGCCTCCAG AAAAAGATTGCACTGAGGTCATGCCGACCCCACCATGTAGCACCAACCCATTTGAGACCAAATctgatgaggaggatgaagaagaaAATTCACTACAGGATCAAGCTGAGGATGATGAAGCGTTCGAGGCGGCCGATGTGACCGATCGACTGATATTCCTGAAGCAGCGCTCGAGGCTGGGCATCGCCATAGACGAGGACGAGGCCGAGGCCTTTGAGCTCCAGCCACTCCGAGCTGACGAAGCTCTCAGAACAC tggcaACTTTGAGGCAGCTCCTGATCAACCATATGTCCAGTCAGgaggacacagacagagatggtgAAAGACGAGAGCAGCAGGAAGATGTGGCTAGGACTGGCTCTCAGCAGGGATCAGAGGACAGCACTGCGATCAGCTCCACTGTTGCGAACGGCTCAGACAGGGCAGAGAACGCACAGGAACTGCCCTCCGGAGACACAGGCTTCTTTGAGACCTCTGAGGATTGTG TCTCCGCAGGCAGTTACATGGTGCTGGAGGTGTGTGGCGGCTCAGGCGAGAGCAGCACAGATGATGAGGTGCAGGGCAGCAGCGGGGAGCCAGTGGCCGGGGGAGACTCAGGCATTGACTTGAAGAAGCTCCTGTCTTCCTCCTCTCAGAGCAGCAGAGGACCAAACCTCAACAGACGGATCATGACACACATACGTCTACTACAGGCCGACCTGCAGCATCTGAAG GATACAGAAATCAAGTATAATCAGCTACGCCAAAGGCTATCAGAGGAAACCGCTACTGACACAGAGGAAAACAAAG ATAAAAGTTAG